AATTTGTATATCTCCCCATCGGCTGCATTGCTCAATTTGGTGCCACAGTAATTGCGGTTTACATCCGCCTCATGCAACAGGAACCAACAATCTTTATTGTCTGTATTGAAAAGCGCAGGATATCCCCATTCGCCGGGCAATATTTTGTTTTTATCCATCGCTGTATACAGGCCTTCATTGGCAGTATTCCATTTCTCCATCCACCGCGTAGTTGCTGATGGAATGGTATAAGCTGTTAATTCCTCCTTAACAACAAAGCTTCCCTGCTTATCGGGGAATTCATAGCGAAAAGTAATGCCGTCATTGTAAGCCCTGATGATGAGGTTCAGCTTTGCTTTCGTTTGATTTTCAAACGCGACCACTACCTCATTCGCCTCGTTTTTACAAACAGCTCTTTTGCCATGCAGCGCTGTGTATGCTTCGTTTATTAAAGTTGGTTTACCGGCTTTCACAAATCGCAGCTCTTTTGAAAAATCCTGGTCGCTCCGCAGCAGGCCTATATCGATCCGGGGAATAGCTTCGGTAATTTTTCCATTGTTATTGTAAGACGCTTTTAGCACCCACTCGCCATTATCATTGTTTTGTTTGTTGAATAGTGACACAACAATCTTCTGGTCCGGAGATTGAACTACCGCTTTTTGCCCAAACACGATGCTGCCTAAAGCTGAAAACAGCATGACAAGAAGGACCTGACGCTTCATACTTTGTTTGCTTCTTAAAATTTAACAACTATTTTTTTCCCCGTATAGGCGATTACCTTGTTTGTATGGCCTGTTACCATCACAACGTTGAACTTTCTTTCCCCAATCATTCCCGGAAACGAACCATTTCTATCGCTGATGGTCAACATCTTTTTTGTATCGTCCCAGGTGAAAGTCACTGTAGCATAAACACCACGTTCATAATTGTAATTATCGTTCTCGTCTTCGTACAAAACAAATTTTCCATTGGCGCCGGGATACACCCTTATTTCAAGGCTGTCCCATTTTTTTTCTTCTGCATATTGAACAGAAGGTCCAACGGGCATAACAGTACCCGCTTTCACATAAACAGGAATGATATCGAGCGGTGTTTGCCTGCTTACTTTTTGCCCGCCTGAAAATTTCTCAGCAGTCCAGAAATCATACCAGTCGGTTCCGTCAGGTAAATAAGTTGTTTTTGATTTGATCTCACTGAAGTCTTCTGCCTGTATTGTTTCTTTTTCGCCGGGAACCGGCTTCACATACATGGCGTTGGTAACAGGACTTACCAGCAGGGACCTGCCAAACATAAATTCATCGTTAAGGTCCAACGCATTTTTGTCTTTTGGAAAATCCATCACCAGGGCCCGCATCATGCTCGATTGATTGGCCGTAACATCCCATGAAGTGGAATAGATATAAGGTAATAAATGATAGCGCAGGTTGATGTATTTTTCAATAGCATCGTAATATGTATTTCCCTTTTGCCCGAACTGATAAATTTCCCTGGGGGCATCTGCGCCATGCGAACGCATCATGGGTGTGAAAGCGCCAAACTGCAACCAGCGAACATATAATTCACGATATTCGGGGTCTTCCAGCTTTCTTTTAAACCTCGAAAGAAAGAATCCTCCGATGTCAGCATTCCAGTAAGGGATACCAGTCAATGAAAAATTAAGGCCTGCGGAAATCTGGTTCATCAATGCATTCCAGGATGAAGTTACATCACCCGACCAGGTATTGGCGCCATACCGTTGCTGACCAGCAAATGCCGAACGGGTGAGAATGAACACTCTCTTGCCGGAATCAATGGCACGTTGATGCGTTGATACACCGCCCACCGTCATTAAAGGAAATGCATTGCGCACTTTCCTGAATGATCCCAAATAAGTCTTATTATCAAAGTCCGACGGTTTGGCATCGAGATGGTCCGGTTCTGAGGAATCCATCCACCAACCATCCAGCCGGAGTTTATACATATGTTCCAAATACTTCCAGTAAATATCACGGGCTGCAGGATTATAGGGATCATATACCCTGACACCTGAAGGATAATCACGTCGGGGAGGCCATAGATCAGACCCTGATTGGGGCCATGTTGAAAAATTCATCAACGCCCCTATCTTGTCCAACTCTTTGTATTGTTTTGTTTGAGGGCCGAACGAATTCCAGATGGAAATGATCATGTGCGCATTCATCTGGTGAACATCGCTCACCATCTTTTCCGGTTTGGGAAATTCGGCATTTAAAAAATCCATGGCATTCCACAAATAGTTGCTTCCCCAATATTGCCAGTCCTGGATAATACCATCAAGCGGCACACCCATTTTGCGGTATTGTTTTACCACCTCCACTAATTCATCCTGGCTTTTATACCTTTCTTTACTTTGCCAATAGCCGAATGTCCATAATGGGAATAGGGGCGCCTGCCCTGTCAGTTCACGCATGCGGGCAATTACCCCATCTGCATTGCCCCCGTACATGAAATAATAATCCACACCATCTCCCACATCCGATTTAAAGGATGTGCCTTGCGGATTATCAGTAAACACCGTGGGCGAATAATTATCCCAAAAAACACCATAGCCTTTTACCGATTGAAAGAAAGGAATGTAATCATCCAGGTTTCCCTGCACCATGTTCAGTGTTACATTTCGCTGGCTCATTTTGCCCTGCTGCTGCTGACCAAGACCATAAATGGGTTCATCATTGTCCAACTCAAAGGATTGCTGAACGGTAAACGTGTTATTGCCTGCATCATTGAAAGGGGTGAATTGTACGCCCTCCTGTTTCTCCTTCAAAAGATATTCGTCATGTACCGTTGAATAAATGATGGCGCCGGTTTTCAGGTTTAACGCAATATTGAGTGCGGTGGTTTTTAAGTTTACCCAATCCCCTTGCTGCTTAACCTGGAATGTTGTTTTTTGCGGCGTTTTAATAACGGAAAGACTTTCTTTAGTGAAAGGGCGGCCATCGGGCGATTTCAGTACTCTTACCGTTGAAGGATTATAATATTGTATTTCGATGGCGGTGGAATTGATTGTTGCCTTAATTCCGAGATCTGTTTTTTGAAAGGATTGTGCGTTACTATTGTTACCTATTGATAAAGCAGTTAACAGCAACAGAAATGTACTCCATTTTTTCATGGCAATCGTCTTGATTTTAATGTAATAGCAGCTGAATAAACATGTCAAACCTACTCTAAAAGCCCGCCGATACTATTGCACAAAAGAGACTTTTTTTTGTCTTAATCCGACTTTTCGTGCAGAAGCGGCAAGTATTCTGAGTATAAATATTACAAAGCAAAAGCGGTCATGATCTTCTTCATAACTGAAAACATCGTACGATCATGTAACAATAAAATTATCCTGTATTATGAACGAATAGCTGTTTTTTTGACATCTATTATTCTTTTAATGAATATGATTTAAGATTTATACCCAATCACCACTAATATATTCAATCTATATAAGCCATTGATCATTAATTTTATTTGTATACAGGTATTTTGACTTAAGCATTTACACTTATGTTGTACTTTCGCACAAATCATTATGCATGAAAAAACTGTACCCTTTACTAGGATTCCTGGTAGGCTTTAGTCATTCCGTCTTTGCTCAATGTATATCTGCAAACGTAAGATCAACTACATCGATCAATACACCTGGTTATACCTTAAATTCAAGTTTTAATACCAACTCCACGGCAACAGCAACGATCGCCAATTTAAGCAGTGGGATGTTTACATTTACCGGTTCGGTAGCTGGTGGCGCCACCTGGTCAACAGGTGTGCAGATCCAAAACGATGCTACTGTGGGCAACTACATTTTTGTACAGCCAACCAATGCTCCCAGTACCACCCCGGCCAATTTTGCCACATACACCATACAATTTGCCGAGGCTGTCACCAATTTCAGTTTGCGTTGCGCAGGTCTCAATAATAACGACCAGCTCACTATCACCGCATTTAATGGCGCTACCCCCATTACAATAACTGCAGCTAATTTCAGTGATAACGTAGCTGACCCGGGCAACTCGGGCGTTATTACTATAACGGGCGGCAACGTACTAACCGGCAACAACACGGCTGGCGCAACCGGAGTTACCACCAACCGCATTACATTAACCATCGCGGGCCCGGTAACAAAGATTGTGATGACCAGCGGTAAATCGAATAACTCAACCAGCACCGTTACCTTGGGATTCACTTCTTTTTCTTATACCCGTTGTATAAAAGTAGCTCCTGATGTCAACGCCACCTTGGTGAATACTGCCGTAAGCGGCAATGTTGGCACCAACGATACCCAACCTACCGGAACAACTTATGGGACTGCCACCGCCCTTCCAGGCAATCCAGGCCCTGCCGTACCCACTATCAACGCCAACGGCACCTATACCTTTACCTCTGCCGTTGCCGGCATTTTCAAATTTACCGTACCTATGTGCCCGGGCAGTGTGGTGAATCCGGACTGTGCCAATGTAAATTTAACCATCACGGTAAGCGATGGATTAGGGGTTGCCAATAAACCTTTTGCCAGTACCGATCTGGCTACCACTCCTATCAATACAGCCGTTACTTTAAAAACTTTAGCCAATGACAAAGCGGGTAATAATACATCCGTTGCGCTGAATCCTGCTTCCGTGTCAGTTACAACGGCGCCGCTTCATGGTACTACCAGTGTGAACAGCAGCACCGGTGCTATTACTTATACGCCCACAACGGGCTATACAGGCTATGATACATTGATCTACCAGGTGTGCGACAACAAGTTGCCAACACCGCAATGTGCAAGCGCTTATCAGATCATTACGGTTATTCCTGCGTCCACTACCAATTCAACGGTGGCTGCAGATGATTATAACAGCACACCATTAAATACAAACGTGTCGGGTAATATAAAAGATAATGACAATGATCCGGAAAACAATACCCAAACGGTTACCGGACAAACAACCACCACTCCAGGCAAAGGCACACTAACGCTTTTGGCAAATGGCAGTTATACTTTTGCCCCTGTTAATGGTTTTACCGGTCCGGTAAATTATGTTTATCAAACCTGCGATAACGGTTCTCCGGTAGCCTGTACCAATGCCACCCTGTACCTGCTTGTATTCCCAAGCGCCCCTTTACCACTGGAACTTATTTCGTTTACAGCCATTGCCCATAATGGAAATGCGCAATTAACCTGGACCACTGCCGAGCAGAACAATGTGAGCCGGTTTGACATTGAACGTTCCGACCTGTCGCCTACGTCTTATACAACCGTTGGCACTGTTCCTGTAAA
The Niastella koreensis GR20-10 genome window above contains:
- a CDS encoding TIM-barrel domain-containing protein, whose product is MKKWSTFLLLLTALSIGNNSNAQSFQKTDLGIKATINSTAIEIQYYNPSTVRVLKSPDGRPFTKESLSVIKTPQKTTFQVKQQGDWVNLKTTALNIALNLKTGAIIYSTVHDEYLLKEKQEGVQFTPFNDAGNNTFTVQQSFELDNDEPIYGLGQQQQGKMSQRNVTLNMVQGNLDDYIPFFQSVKGYGVFWDNYSPTVFTDNPQGTSFKSDVGDGVDYYFMYGGNADGVIARMRELTGQAPLFPLWTFGYWQSKERYKSQDELVEVVKQYRKMGVPLDGIIQDWQYWGSNYLWNAMDFLNAEFPKPEKMVSDVHQMNAHMIISIWNSFGPQTKQYKELDKIGALMNFSTWPQSGSDLWPPRRDYPSGVRVYDPYNPAARDIYWKYLEHMYKLRLDGWWMDSSEPDHLDAKPSDFDNKTYLGSFRKVRNAFPLMTVGGVSTHQRAIDSGKRVFILTRSAFAGQQRYGANTWSGDVTSSWNALMNQISAGLNFSLTGIPYWNADIGGFFLSRFKRKLEDPEYRELYVRWLQFGAFTPMMRSHGADAPREIYQFGQKGNTYYDAIEKYINLRYHLLPYIYSTSWDVTANQSSMMRALVMDFPKDKNALDLNDEFMFGRSLLVSPVTNAMYVKPVPGEKETIQAEDFSEIKSKTTYLPDGTDWYDFWTAEKFSGGQKVSRQTPLDIIPVYVKAGTVMPVGPSVQYAEEKKWDSLEIRVYPGANGKFVLYEDENDNYNYERGVYATVTFTWDDTKKMLTISDRNGSFPGMIGERKFNVVMVTGHTNKVIAYTGKKIVVKF
- a CDS encoding T9SS type A sorting domain-containing protein — protein: MKKLYPLLGFLVGFSHSVFAQCISANVRSTTSINTPGYTLNSSFNTNSTATATIANLSSGMFTFTGSVAGGATWSTGVQIQNDATVGNYIFVQPTNAPSTTPANFATYTIQFAEAVTNFSLRCAGLNNNDQLTITAFNGATPITITAANFSDNVADPGNSGVITITGGNVLTGNNTAGATGVTTNRITLTIAGPVTKIVMTSGKSNNSTSTVTLGFTSFSYTRCIKVAPDVNATLVNTAVSGNVGTNDTQPTGTTYGTATALPGNPGPAVPTINANGTYTFTSAVAGIFKFTVPMCPGSVVNPDCANVNLTITVSDGLGVANKPFASTDLATTPINTAVTLKTLANDKAGNNTSVALNPASVSVTTAPLHGTTSVNSSTGAITYTPTTGYTGYDTLIYQVCDNKLPTPQCASAYQIITVIPASTTNSTVAADDYNSTPLNTNVSGNIKDNDNDPENNTQTVTGQTTTTPGKGTLTLLANGSYTFAPVNGFTGPVNYVYQTCDNGSPVACTNATLYLLVFPSAPLPLELISFTAIAHNGNAQLTWTTAEQNNVSRFDIERSDLSPTSYTTVGTVPVNNGTAGTYFFTDLHAGDRIKTGSYRLKIIDIDGHFKYSPIRTVDFGNQQSCTVLPTAVRAGEPVTLFAGASTTQERYTGQLYNSFGQLIQEWTGVTDTFRQIETANLRKGMYFIKIIQQTGSTTKKFVVQ